CGGCAGTTTTTGGGACAGATGTCCTGTCCATCTCTCCTCTGAATGGACACGCCTGCATCTTTTAGCTTGGCAACATGTTGATATACGCACAACAAAGAAGTGAAAAAAATCGAAATTATCTGCACAAGAGAACAAATTTTACAGTGATAGATCATAGATGGACTGATGGCTGCAGGAGCATGATAGCGCATGAAAGGCAGAGCTGAACACAACATGAGAGTACACTGCGAGGTTTCTAGGGCTATTCGTTTcttaccctctaaactttagacccatcacatcaaagaaaatcttactatttagaagtattaaataaaatctgtttataaaactttttgcatagggtgctaattcgcgagacaaatttaatgaggctaattaatccataatttgccacagtgatgctacagtaacatccactaatcatggactaatataccttattagattcgtctcgcgaattagcactgggttctgcaattagttttataattagactttatttaatacttctaaatgataagattctctttgatatgacccctctaaacttttaAGCCCCagaaaacgaacgcaccctttGTTGAAGTTAGACAGTACCATGAACTACAAAAATCCACTCAGTCGATGGTTggggaatcggctctttacagcaaaTACAGCATTGTTCAATGATTTCAAGATTTTGGAGTACTAGTCTAGAAGGAACAGAAAGGAAAACAAAAGGGCAGACGGGGGAGGCAGATACTGCACAATCCAGCTTCCTTTCCACACAGCTAGCTAGTACAGGCCTAGAGCTACAAGGCAACAGAAAACAAAACATGATGCTGAACGCCTTCCTCAATGTGCCCTGTGGAGATCTGGGAGGAGTCCATGAATATGCTCTGGCATGAACTCGTGCCTCGTCAGGATTCCAATGCAACAATGGGAGGTCTCTGTAACGAGCAAGAAAGAAATTAGTTGCAGGCACAGGTTTGTCAAAAAAAGCATGACTAGTTATGCAACAACATGAACTCAGAAGAATGCCCAGCGCTGCCATGTTTTGATCACTGGAGCAAGACGTGGAGGGAAGGGAACTCACCTCTGGGATCTTCGGCACAACCAAGTCACCAATATGTGCGTCAATCCTATGTCCTCGAAAAGGACGGCGGCCTTTGCAAGTGTCATTTTTCTGCAGCACGAAGCCAGCTCTCACAGGTTTTCACCTTCTCTGTCATGAAGCACTTGCCTTTCAGCAAAACTTCACCGCACCGTCGCTGCAGGCAGGCGCGTCACAGGGAGAGcgagcggccgccgccgccgcctgacgACCATCTGTGCAGGATCTCGCCCAGGCACAGCACGGCGTACGCCAGCAGGACGAGCTTGACGAGCAGCGGGAAGTACTGCGAGAGCTCCGCGCTCGACGAGTGCAGGATCTGCAGCCACAGCAGCAAAGCGCATGAAGCCGATCAGCGTTGCGCTAAAAAAGATTTCGCCTTCTCGACTTTCTTCTGCAGGTGCGGGCGCAGGTGCCGTACGTACCATCGCGACTCCGGCGAAATGTCCCCGCCGCCCCGATGCCGacgcggcgccgccggcggcgtggtggccggagggcggcggcggcgtcctctTGGTCGCGGCCTCGCACGGCGCGGAGCCCTTGTTGGGCCTGGCGGTGGAGCAGCTCCGGATGCGCTGCACGTCCTTGCTCTGCAGGGGCTTCACGATGAAGTCCTCGGCGCCAGCGTTCAAGCATCTGTTGTTGTCAGTAACAGAGAGTTAAGAGCTCGCTACGATCTATCGCCTGCCGGGTCGTATGGTTCCATTACACGATCAAGGGTCAAGATTCTGTATGAAATGCACAAATGAAGACGAAATCTCTGTCTGGTACCATCACCGGTCGTCCTTGAGAACTCATAATTAGAGAAATGCAGGTCCAGGACTGCAGTCACAGGATGGGCGAATTTTTACTGAACAACCATGATGATGCATTACAGACAAGATTACTGGCAAACGTTTTCAAGCAGGCATTCAGAGAGAACAGAAAGGCAGCTTTTCCTTTTTATTCAACTGCATCAACTTTGCACAAAAACTGGTACTGAAAAACGGAAGAAACTGAGAAGGACGAGTCACCTGCTGATCCGCTGGGGCTCGTTCTCTGAAGACATGACGACCACTGGTATCGGCTTCAGGAGGTTCATCGCCTGGAAAACACCCGTGAAATTTGCAGTGTGTGAGGATGAGCGCCGCAATTCAGAAAATGCAGTGGTTTGTTGCATGTCAGCATGTGTGCGTACCTTGATGGCCTTGAGAAGCTCATAGCCGGTCATGTCAGGCATGGAGTAGTCGGTGAGCACCATGTCGACGGCCTGCCCCTGCAAAAATGCCCGGTATTTTTAACCACTGTTGGATCGCCTTCAGCGCAGTGATTCCTGCTCAGCACAGAATCGCGTTGGAGTCTGTAGCACCGTCCCTACTCTCCCATCCGGTGCTGAGCTTTTGCAGGACATGAAGGCGAGATGTCACTGGGGCACTGACCCAGACATGCTTCCCCGAATGCAGCACTAACACTATCTTAATCATGACATTTTTTACTATATATTAGAGCGGTGGTGCTACACTAGACAGCTTTTTCTCAGGCTGCTGTGAGACGGCCCCTTTTGGACGCCATGAAAAGTGGTGACCATGTGCTTcaatatgtgtgtgtgtgtgagagagagaagTGGAGAACAGAAGCCGTCACGCGTATGGTACGGCGCGCCACCAGGCGCTCGCTCAGTGTGTGGTGCGGTGTAAACTGTAAACCAGCACGGCATGCCAGGTCTGCCTGCTGCTAGTCACAGCAAGGTTGAATTCGTCTTGGCATCAGCTAGCGAGAGAAGCATGCATGATCCCGAAACTGGTTGTGATGAGAGCAGGGGTCTTTACCTTGCCGTCCATGAGGTTGAGGCCGAGGAActccatggccttcttcgcGCTGTCGACGGCGATCACTGGAACAAAATCGGAGCTAGTCAGACCCCAGCAGCAGCGTCAACAAGATAATTCCATCGACTCTGTACTCTGCAATCAGAGCCAGGAAAGAGCAAGAAACTAGTAGAGTGCTACTGTGAGGAGGTTCGTGCTGACCGTGGAAGGAGCCGGCGCAGGAGCTGCTGCTGAGCAGGAGCTGCGCCACCCGGCGGTCGACGGGGGAGTCGTCGACCACCAGCACCCTCGTCaccccctccgccgcctccgctctTCCAACCTCCATGTCACTCTCTTCCTCTGTCGCAGTGTCCTCCTCTTTCTCTCTACAATctgagcagcggcagcagcggcgcAAGCTTCTAGTCGTGGTAGAGGAAGAGGACTGCCGGGTGCTCCTCTTATAAGCTTGACGCCGCACCACGCCACCAGGGAATGAGACGGTGAGGAAGAAGACTAGAGGAGGGAGCGTGCGGGCCCCACTCCCGGGGGAACTGGATCCTCTGACACACAAGTCACCGTGACGTTCCCCCACCGACAACGGGGCCCACAGGCGCGAGCCCACATGTCGGCGACGGAACGTCTCGCGCGGCGCGGGGAGGGAAAGTGCCTTTTGCTCTAGATTTTGCTGTCGGGGAATCTCCCCAGTCCacgctcccctccctcctccggTTCTTTTTTCCTCCGCGCTTTTCTCTCTCTCAAATCTTTTCTTTGAAAATACCATTTTCTAAAATCTCCGAGACCCTTTTCCTGGATCGCCCAACAAACAGAAAAATCATGCGTCGAAAAGAAAGTTTCGCTTCTGATTAATCTTAGCCGTTGACGTTGCTGGAAAGGGCCATTTCGATTTCGAGTGACTGATGAAGCGGGGCGATCGATGTGATTCGGTTCGCCGCAGCGGCGATCCTGACATTTTGTTTTCTTGAGGGCTGCTAGATATGGTGGGGTTAGAAAAAGGCAGCACGTGGATCCGATCCTTCATTGCTTCCTTTTGGTTTGTCCCGGCGCCACGACTTGCAACGCGTAACGAACGACGACGATGCAAGCATGGCCGGGGCCAAACGGGGGACGGGGAAAGGAGTAGCACCTTTTTTTGATAAGCATCATTAGCAGTGATTGTGGTATTTTCTGTTCGAGGCACACTCCGGGCGCAAATGCTTGCACACACACACGCAACTTGGTACTTCGTTTTCCCCCTTTATTTACATGTACTAGGAAATATGAATAGCTCCGCTCTCAAAAGCTTTTATGCAAGTACCTAGGCTCGAGTCCCACCACACATGTTGATTTGCTGATGAGTATTTCAAGAAGACTAACTTGAGGTGGCACAACAAAGTAACTTCCTTTGTTATACCCTGTAGACACAGGTTGGTGTATAAGCACTTCTTCGATCTAGTGTAACTGACTATATATGTTGATGTATTTGATGATGCAATGAACAGGCTGAGGTTTTGTTTGGATCCTAGTGCGGGCGTCTAGCCTCTGTCCTGCAGGTATCTACTCCTAGAATAAGTCTTCCAATCGCAGATGCAGTCGCTTCTCGACCCTGGTCGGTGGCGAGCCTATAGCCTTCGACCTCGCCGCCCTAACCTTCTCCTCGCCCCtgctgccggccgccgcccaccggtGGTCCAACCCCGCGCCGGCCGGTGGCGCTCCCGCGCCGTatcgccgccgacgccgaccTCCTCCTCTAAGGCCAACGGTCATTGGAAAGCCTGGCAACCTCAAACTCTAACCCCCgccacatcgaccaccacccccaccacatcgacctcgCCCCCCAACCTCCCACCATTTGCCGGCGGCCGCTTCACCCCCTCCCCCCTACCCTAACCATCTCGAGCTCAGAAGGAAGACAAACAGTGCTTGTGGGTCCACCTGCAGCGATGAGGTATCTCCTTGTGCGATAGATCGGCGGCCAGCAGCACCGTGCCATGAATAGATTTCCCCCCTGTCCTTCTACCTCCATTGCTGCTGCATGCATCCATTCATCCGTCTGCGACGGTGTATCCAATGCGCTGCCCGCTGAATCGGACCACGTTACGCTAGCTAGATTTGCTGACACGCACGCGAGTGAGTTTACTCGGCGATACGCTAGCTAGATTTGCTGGCAGCAGGTACGAAGCAGggggggagaaagagagaggcgCTCGCTCTGTACGTGAATGGTGGAGCTTCTTCATTCAACCAAAACTTGTTTGAATGAACAGCACGACCGAATCGTTTGCCCCCTGTTCTTTTCGCAAGTCGATGGCTAGAGTCGTACGACGTACAAATGGATCGTGTATCTGAATACGAACGTGACCGATCGCTCAGCACAGCACTGCCCCCAAGATTTTGCCGCGTAGACGTACGGGGCCGGCCCTGGTCGTCGTCGCAGGCCGGCGGTACGAGCGAGCAGCCAGGCAGCCTCGTCGCAGCCCTGACACCGTCTTATCGAGTTTCGTGTGGATAATGACTGGTTATCCTTCCGGTGCATTGCAATGCAAGTCTGTGAAGCGTAGCTGCCGCTGCTGCTTGTTCTTCCGCCTCCTGAAAAAAAAAAATTGGTGGAAGTAGAGGACGAACGGAGATCGATCGATTGCTTGTACGGCTGTACCAATGTACCACCGCAATTCACAAGGCACGGTACCCCGTGTCCTCTGAAAAAAAAACAGGCACTGCCGTAGGCGCTTTGAGTTTTCTAATTAAATTCGTagtaaaatttatatatctagaCATAGCGTACGTTTTGGTGCATAGCATGGCGAAATTTATGAATTTAGAAAAACTAAAATACCTTACGTGATCGATGGACAAGTGACCAGTGGATAGTGTCTTTTCCATCTTCCGAAAAGAAAGCTAGTATCTCATCGCATCTCAAAACAACCGTTAAACTGGATTTCCAAGCCACTGTTAGCCGGCCTCGAGTTAAGAGGCCTCCTAGCTCATGCGGGCATGCATTGCATGCCGACACTCGGTTCGCATATTGGCTTGCATTCAGTGCCTTTTGGCTTTGCCTCATGTCCGCCTACACTCATATGCAAGAGGGGGAAAGAAAAAGGTCATCTAGGCctttctactgcttctgctccccAAAAGACGATGCCCTGAGATACACTGACACAGCATCGATGCCACATGCTCACGCCAGGCCTGCTATCAAAGCCGCGCAGTCATCACAGGGCCTGGAAAGCTTTGAGACCTCGCCAGCCATCACTGACCGGCCGGCCCTCCTTTCGAATTTGACCGGagtttcttttctcttttttgaTGATGGGCCAAGGGGTTGTTTGGAAGAACTGGTGAGTAGTGAGTGGCCCTGCACTGCAGCCGCGGCGAGGAGATCGGGGGCGTCTGGCCTGGCCCGGGTGTCGTCGTCATCAGGGGTAGGGGCCGGGCTGGGCTTAAACGCCGGGAGATCTCGGCAAGATCCTCGATGGATCGAATAATGGAGCTGCTGGTGGCCGGGCGTCACTGTCCGGGCAGGGAGCTGAGCCCCACGACGCGCGGAGACACGTCGACGACGGTCGTCACGGATCGGATGGATCTGTCCGTTCGTTCGCATGCAGTTGATGGCCAGCCAGCCACTCAGGTAGGTCTCCTGGTCACGTGGCGAGGTTAAGCTCCAGCATGGCCCCTTCTGGTCAGCTCGTGCTCGTGCTCGTGCTGGTCGGTCTTCTTTTACGAGTAGCTAGGGAAACGTATTGCCTACTGCTATATACTGACGCTAGCTCTCGGCCTACCTTGCCTTTACTGTCACCTGCACATGCGCAGTGAACGATCTTGGTAGTCAGACGATACGGTCAGCAAGGAGCAGAAAAAAAAACCAGTACGTGTACGATGGTAGCACGCAGAACTAGCTACTCCTCTCCTGCCACGCCGCCAACAACCTGGCTGGACGCCGTGCCGGGGGCGCGCGGGCGAAGCCGCATTGAAGGGCCGTAAACGGGGGTGGGCCTCAGCCCCCGGGATCCGGGGCTCCTGCGCTGCGCTGCTTGCTTGGGGTCCGTCCGGGATCCCGATCGCGAGGAGGATCCGGCGATCCGTGGACAGCAGGCGCCACACCAGGCCGATGGCTGCTAGGCCCGGCGCGGCGCTGCAGGACTTGGAGTCCGCCGAGATCTCACTGGCAGGTGGGCAGTTTCTATCCGTGTCTTTTGAGGGATCCCGGATCCCCATGACCAGCGGCACGGTCGAGCTCGCcctcccggcggcggcggcggggggcctCGATCGCGGGGTGGTGCAAGCGCGACGGGGGGGGCCGTCGGATCGCGGGCAGGATACGGGGTCCGGCGGGGGATCGATGGCAGGACCGCCGccgcaggagcaggaggaaacGCGGCGGCTTTCAAACAGCCTCCGTCAAGAGAAATTAAAACTCGTACGGCGGCGGCAGGCCTTATTTTGTGCTACCACTGCTTCCTCCCTCGGCTAAAAGCAATATTTTTGGCGAGCGAGCGCCGGGACGCACCGGCGACGAACGAGCGCTGCGGTCTACTAGCGGCGCACGAGCACAACGAATTAGTAGTTGGCAGCGTGTGCGTAGACAATAACTGATGGTGCATGTTGATTAGACGTCTCCTGTTTCTCATGTCTATAAATTTTCATTTCTCGTGTCGAGCTTTTGTGTGCACTTTTCACTTCCCATTCGGGACAACGGGTGCGTAGGAGATAAAATTGGCGGGGATTACTTcaacaaaaaaaaatattttcccTTATATCATGGTGATTATTTAAGAAAGAAACTCACAAATGAACATGTggtatttttttttcctttgtaattggaaGTGAAAGACTGACTCCCAACTTTACACTCCAAATTCAATAAACTCTACTAAcatgtttcaaatattatactATAAAATGATCCAAAAAACTTTGAACTCCATACCTCTACTCAAAATTTATGAACTTTCTACTAGCACATTATAAACTTTGTACACCTAGTTTCAAAACTTTGCAACTCCAAACTTTTCACTCCCGTGTCTAGGAATTTtgtactagcacattaaaaaCTTTGCACTCCAATATACAAAACTTTATAAATCACATAACTTTTCACTATTTTTTCTTCCAATGAATCGAAAACTTCATATAAATAACAGCTCTAGGCACTTTGTAACAGCCCATCTCAAACTTTGTGCTCTGTAGGTCCAAAACTTTATAAGCACATGTTAAAAACTTTTAACTAATTTTTATTTAAGGGTGAATCAAAAACTTCATATATAGTGCTTAAATACATATATACGTCTCTAACTTTAAAATCATAAATGTTATAAACTATAAATCCATAATTCTAGACTTGAAAACATATATTCAAAGCATTTTGAAACTAAACTTTTTCGCATCCAATAGTCTTATAGTCATGTAGGGTTATATCTGTCGTACAACACTAAAAAAGTAAAACAAATACTGTAATTGCTTTTTATGATTCGGAGCAATATTGTAAAATATACGTTTTGCAAATAAAAACATGCCGCTTCATAAAAAGTTGGGTTTCAGTGGAAGAATTTTCACCGTTTTTTAAAAGGAATTGTACTACTCGTTGGGACTCGTAGTGTTTCCTAGATTTCTAGCTAGGGTACTAGATTTCTAGCAAGTAGTGTTTGGTTGCTACTTCCTAGTTCCTACAACTAGGCTAGGTGGTCAGCTCTGAGACAA
The sequence above is drawn from the Panicum hallii strain FIL2 chromosome 7, PHallii_v3.1, whole genome shotgun sequence genome and encodes:
- the LOC112899015 gene encoding two-component response regulator ORR1-like — protein: MEVGRAEAAEGVTRVLVVDDSPVDRRVAQLLLSSSSCAGSFHVIAVDSAKKAMEFLGLNLMDGKGQAVDMVLTDYSMPDMTGYELLKAIKAMNLLKPIPVVVMSSENEPQRISRCLNAGAEDFIVKPLQSKDVQRIRSCSTARPNKGSAPCEAATKRTPPPPSGHHAAGGAASASGRRGHFAGVAMILHSSSAELSQYFPLLVKLVLLAYAVLCLGEILHRWSSGGGGGRSLSL